The Bacteroidota bacterium region CACCGCATGGGTAAATGCGGGGCAACCAGATTTAGATAAATTGGTAGAGATTGATACTTTTGATACAACTCCTTTGGATACTATCTATCCTCCTAAACAAGCGTTGCAGGGCAAAGGGCACGAAGAATAGAGAAGGTTATTTTTTTTTCTCCACACTCCATTTTATATATAGAATAGCACCAACTAAAACAATAGTAATAGTGTTGGCAAAAATAATTGGCCAGGCTTGTATAAGTAAACCATAGGTAAGCCAAAGACCAACACCGGTAAGC contains the following coding sequences:
- a CDS encoding SemiSWEET transporter yields the protein MLASILFEIIGYTAATLTTIAFLPQLVRIIKTRSTKDVSWGMYFIMLTGVGLWLTYGLLIQAWPIIFANTITIVLVGAILYIKWSVEKKK